In a genomic window of Rhizobium acidisoli:
- a CDS encoding ImuA family protein gives MTAARERVISDLRERIASLEGVSARKAGCLSFGVPEIDAVLPGGGLAYGALHEFAGGGQGTVDGAAAALCAAGIAARTKGPVVWCLTRPDLFFPALAEVGLHADRVIFVESDKEEDVLANMEEGLSFGGLGAVVGELVRLPMVGSRRLQLAAEKTGTMALAVRRWRRQTEANDLGQPTASTTRWRVSVMPSEELPVPGVGRPQWLLELMRVKAGECAEFLVRACDDKGCLDLSPGSADGSHSSRRSVHSA, from the coding sequence ATGACTGCTGCCCGCGAAAGGGTGATTTCCGATTTGCGCGAGCGCATCGCCTCGCTGGAAGGCGTGTCAGCCAGAAAGGCTGGTTGTCTTTCCTTCGGCGTGCCGGAAATTGATGCGGTCCTCCCAGGCGGTGGTCTTGCCTATGGCGCCCTGCATGAGTTTGCCGGCGGCGGGCAAGGCACGGTGGATGGTGCCGCGGCGGCGCTTTGCGCAGCTGGCATCGCGGCGCGCACCAAAGGTCCTGTGGTCTGGTGCCTGACGCGGCCGGACCTGTTTTTTCCCGCACTCGCTGAGGTCGGGCTGCATGCGGACCGGGTGATTTTCGTCGAGTCCGACAAGGAAGAGGATGTGCTCGCCAATATGGAGGAGGGGCTGTCCTTCGGCGGATTGGGTGCTGTGGTCGGTGAACTCGTCCGCCTGCCGATGGTCGGCTCGCGCCGGCTCCAGCTGGCGGCCGAGAAAACAGGGACGATGGCGCTCGCCGTCCGACGCTGGCGCAGGCAGACGGAGGCGAATGATCTTGGCCAACCCACGGCATCGACCACAAGGTGGCGGGTCAGCGTCATGCCGTCGGAGGAGCTGCCAGTGCCGGGTGTCGGAAGGCCCCAATGGTTGCTGGAATTGATGCGCGTAAAAGCCGGTGAATGTGCTGAATTTCTCGTAAGGGCGTGCGATGACAAGGGTTGTCTCGATCTATCTCCCGGATCTGCCGACGGATCGCATTCGTCGCGCCGATCCGTCCATTCCGCCTGA
- a CDS encoding error-prone DNA polymerase has translation MSYAELQVTTHFSFLRGASSAQELFETAKALGIEALGVVDRNSLAGIVRALEASRATGLRLVVGCRLDLTDGMSVLVYPTDRPAYSRLTRLITLGKSRGGKNNCILHWDDVIAYSEGMIGILVPDLPDDTCGLQLRKMAEVFGDRAYVSLCLRRRQNDQMRLHEISNLAARFKVKTVVTNDVLFHEPGRRQVQDIVTCIRTRTTIDDVGFERERHADRYLKPPEEMERLFPRYSEALARTMEIVRRCKFSLEELTYQYPEEAIVPGKDAQASLEHYVWECVPNRYPEGLPPGVLKTVRHELDLIRTMKYAPYFLTVFSIVRYARSQGILCQGRGSAANSAVCYILGITSIDPSTNDLLFERFVSQERDEPPDIDVDFEHERREEVIQWIYQTYSREKAALCATVTRYRARGAIRDVGKALGLPEDVIKALSSGMWSWSEEICDRNIRELNLNPDDRRLVLTLKLAQQLMGAPRHLGQHPGGFVLTHDRLDDLVPIEPATMKDRQIIEWDKDDVEALKFMKVDVLALGMLTCMAKAFDLICDHKEDDLDLAKIPQEDPATYAMIRRADTLGTFQIESRAQMAMLPRLKPRTFYDLVVQVAIVRPGPIQGDMVHPYLRRREGKEPVEYPTPELEAVLGKTLGVPLFQESAMRVAMVCAGFTGGEADQLRKSMATFKFTGGVSRFKDKLVSGMVRNGYTPEFAEKTFSQLEGFGSYGFPESHAASFALIAYASNYVKCHYPDVFCAALLNSQPMGFYAPAQIVGDARAHGVEVRPVCINRSRWDCTLERIGRSDRHAVRLGFRQVKGLAVADAARIVAARRNSAFASVDDMWRRSGVPTEALVQLAKADAFLPSLTLERRDALWAIKALRDEPLPLFAAAAEREMAAIAEQQEPEVALRQMTDGHNVIEDYSHTGLTLRQHPIAFLRKDLSARNIITCAEAMSSRDGRWVYTAGLVLVRQKPGSAKGVMFITIEDETGPANLVVWPTLFEKRRRVVLGSSMMGINGRIQREGEVVHLVAQQLFDLSGDLVGLADRDQEFKLPTGRGDEFAHGGGPDPRDKPKPVVTPRDMFVPDLHIDTLKVKSRNFQ, from the coding sequence ATGAGCTACGCCGAGCTGCAGGTGACGACCCATTTTTCCTTCCTGCGCGGTGCAAGCTCGGCGCAGGAACTGTTCGAGACCGCCAAGGCTCTCGGTATCGAGGCCCTCGGCGTCGTCGATCGCAATTCGCTGGCCGGGATTGTGCGGGCGCTCGAGGCGTCGCGCGCCACCGGTTTGCGCCTCGTCGTCGGTTGCCGGCTCGATCTCACCGATGGCATGTCCGTGCTGGTCTACCCGACGGATCGCCCTGCCTACTCCAGGCTCACTCGGTTGATTACGCTCGGCAAGTCGCGCGGCGGCAAAAACAACTGCATCCTGCACTGGGACGACGTCATCGCATATTCCGAAGGCATGATCGGCATCCTGGTACCGGATTTGCCGGATGACACCTGTGGGCTCCAGCTGCGCAAGATGGCCGAGGTATTCGGCGATCGCGCCTATGTGTCGCTTTGCCTGCGGCGTCGGCAAAACGACCAGATGCGGCTGCATGAAATTTCCAATCTGGCGGCACGGTTCAAGGTGAAGACTGTGGTCACCAATGATGTGCTCTTCCATGAACCGGGCCGCCGGCAGGTGCAGGACATCGTCACCTGCATTCGCACCCGCACGACGATCGACGATGTAGGCTTCGAGCGCGAGCGCCATGCCGATCGATACCTGAAGCCGCCGGAAGAAATGGAGCGCCTTTTTCCCCGCTACAGCGAGGCGCTCGCGCGGACAATGGAGATTGTCCGCCGCTGTAAGTTTTCGCTTGAGGAACTCACCTATCAATATCCGGAGGAGGCGATCGTGCCAGGCAAGGACGCCCAGGCCTCGCTCGAGCACTATGTCTGGGAATGCGTGCCAAACCGCTATCCAGAAGGTCTGCCACCTGGTGTTTTGAAAACCGTGCGGCACGAGCTCGATCTGATCCGCACCATGAAATATGCCCCGTATTTTCTCACCGTCTTCTCGATCGTGCGCTATGCGCGCTCCCAAGGCATTCTCTGCCAGGGCAGGGGTTCGGCGGCCAATAGTGCCGTCTGCTACATTCTCGGCATCACCAGCATCGATCCCTCGACCAACGATCTTTTGTTCGAGCGCTTTGTATCCCAGGAGCGCGACGAGCCGCCGGATATCGATGTCGATTTCGAACACGAGCGGCGCGAGGAGGTCATTCAGTGGATCTACCAGACCTACAGCCGAGAAAAGGCAGCACTCTGTGCGACCGTCACCCGCTACCGCGCCCGTGGTGCGATCCGCGATGTCGGCAAGGCGCTTGGCTTGCCAGAGGATGTGATCAAGGCGCTGTCGTCGGGCATGTGGTCCTGGTCGGAAGAGATCTGCGACCGCAATATCCGGGAGCTCAATCTCAATCCGGATGATCGCCGTCTAGTGCTGACCCTGAAACTGGCACAGCAGTTGATGGGCGCGCCGCGTCACCTCGGTCAGCATCCCGGTGGTTTCGTGCTCACGCATGATCGGCTCGATGATCTGGTGCCGATCGAGCCGGCGACGATGAAGGACCGGCAGATCATCGAATGGGACAAGGACGATGTTGAAGCGCTGAAGTTCATGAAGGTCGATGTGCTGGCGCTCGGCATGCTGACTTGTATGGCGAAAGCGTTCGATCTGATCTGCGATCATAAGGAGGATGATCTCGATCTGGCGAAAATCCCGCAGGAGGATCCGGCCACTTATGCGATGATCCGCAGAGCAGACACGCTCGGCACCTTCCAGATCGAAAGCCGGGCGCAGATGGCAATGCTCCCGCGTCTAAAACCCCGTACCTTTTACGATCTCGTCGTGCAGGTTGCGATCGTCCGGCCCGGACCGATCCAAGGCGACATGGTGCATCCCTATCTGCGGAGGCGTGAGGGGAAGGAACCGGTCGAATATCCGACGCCGGAACTTGAGGCGGTGCTTGGCAAGACGCTCGGCGTGCCGTTGTTCCAGGAGAGCGCCATGCGGGTGGCGATGGTCTGCGCCGGTTTTACCGGCGGGGAGGCCGACCAGCTCCGCAAATCGATGGCGACCTTCAAGTTCACCGGTGGCGTTTCGCGGTTCAAGGACAAGCTGGTGTCGGGAATGGTGAGGAATGGCTACACGCCGGAATTTGCCGAAAAAACATTCTCCCAGCTCGAAGGATTCGGCAGCTATGGGTTCCCGGAATCCCATGCGGCGTCGTTCGCGCTCATCGCCTATGCCTCCAACTATGTGAAATGCCACTACCCGGACGTCTTCTGTGCGGCGCTGCTGAACTCGCAGCCAATGGGGTTTTATGCGCCGGCGCAGATCGTCGGTGATGCGAGAGCGCACGGCGTCGAGGTGCGGCCGGTCTGCATCAACCGTTCCCGGTGGGACTGCACGCTGGAGCGGATCGGCAGGTCCGACCGGCACGCCGTCCGGCTCGGTTTCCGGCAGGTGAAGGGATTGGCTGTCGCTGATGCCGCGCGGATCGTCGCGGCGCGCAGGAACAGCGCCTTTGCCTCCGTCGATGATATGTGGCGCCGGTCCGGCGTGCCAACCGAGGCGCTCGTCCAGCTTGCCAAGGCGGACGCCTTTCTTCCGTCGCTTACGCTTGAGCGCCGCGATGCGCTCTGGGCGATCAAGGCGCTGCGCGACGAACCGCTGCCCTTGTTTGCAGCTGCGGCCGAACGGGAAATGGCCGCCATTGCCGAGCAGCAAGAGCCGGAGGTCGCGCTTCGACAGATGACGGACGGCCATAACGTCATTGAGGACTATAGCCATACCGGCCTGACACTACGGCAGCATCCGATCGCCTTCCTGCGCAAGGACCTGTCAGCACGCAACATCATCACGTGTGCCGAGGCGATGAGTTCGAGGGACGGGAGGTGGGTCTATACTGCAGGCCTCGTCCTGGTGCGGCAAAAGCCGGGATCGGCAAAAGGCGTCATGTTCATCACGATAGAAGACGAAACGGGGCCAGCCAACCTCGTTGTCTGGCCGACACTCTTTGAAAAACGCCGCCGGGTCGTCCTCGGATCCTCGATGATGGGGATCAATGGCCGGATCCAGAGGGAAGGGGAGGTTGTCCACCTTGTTGCCCAGCAGCTGTTCGACCTGTCAGGCGACCTGGTCGGCCTTGCGGATCGCGATCAAGAGTTCAAACTGCCGACCGGGCGGGGTGATGAGTTTGCCCATGGTGGTGGCCCAGATCCACGGGATAAGCCGAAGCCTGTGGTAACCCCGCGCGACATGTTCGTGCCTGACCTTCACATCGATACGCTGAAGGTGAAGAGCAGGAATTTTCAGTGA
- a CDS encoding Y-family DNA polymerase, with product MTRVVSIYLPDLPTDRIRRADPSIPPEQPIAVIARSGSKRWVSAADVAARQAGVHVGMPAAKAQALFRGLMLVDADPATDAAALERITLWALTLYSPIVAVDGIDGIVMDTEGADHLQGGELPMLTKIANQFLARKLTSRVAVADTWGAAHACARAISRDTVIVPIGETARAVEKLPISLLRLPGKVVSDLRTLGFQTIGELANTPRAPLTLRFGPEIGRRLDQMCGRISEPIDPIRTADLIEVSRAFAEPIGAAETIDKYVGRLVVQLIEELQKRGLGVRRADLIVEKVDGTRQAIRAGTVKPVRDVAWLTKLFRDRTEKIEPGFGIEKLTLVAVMAEPLEERQKSSSLVEEEVTDVTPLIDIYGNRGQRVYRVAPVASDVPERSVQRISAAADPVVVTWVSHWRRPVRLLARPELIEAIALLPDRPPVSITWRGKRRKVKRADGPERIFGEWWQRDAEMEAVRDYFVIEDEAGERLWVFRSGDGIDPETGSHRWFMHGIFA from the coding sequence ATGACAAGGGTTGTCTCGATCTATCTCCCGGATCTGCCGACGGATCGCATTCGTCGCGCCGATCCGTCCATTCCGCCTGAACAGCCAATCGCCGTGATTGCCAGGAGCGGCTCGAAGCGCTGGGTGTCGGCCGCTGACGTGGCCGCCAGACAAGCCGGCGTTCATGTCGGCATGCCGGCGGCGAAAGCGCAGGCTCTATTCCGTGGCCTGATGCTGGTCGATGCGGATCCTGCAACGGATGCCGCAGCACTCGAGCGGATCACGCTCTGGGCTCTGACGCTCTATTCCCCGATCGTCGCGGTCGATGGGATCGATGGCATTGTCATGGATACCGAGGGCGCCGATCACCTGCAAGGCGGCGAACTGCCGATGCTGACGAAGATCGCCAATCAGTTTCTGGCCAGAAAGCTCACGTCCCGTGTCGCTGTCGCCGACACCTGGGGAGCAGCTCATGCCTGCGCGCGCGCCATCAGTCGGGATACGGTTATCGTGCCGATCGGTGAGACCGCGCGCGCCGTCGAAAAACTGCCGATATCGCTATTGCGCCTTCCGGGGAAGGTCGTCAGCGACCTTCGTACGCTCGGCTTCCAGACGATCGGCGAATTGGCAAACACGCCGCGCGCGCCGCTGACGCTTCGTTTCGGCCCGGAGATCGGCCGGCGGCTCGACCAGATGTGCGGCCGTATCTCCGAACCGATCGACCCGATCCGCACCGCCGATCTGATCGAGGTCTCCAGAGCCTTTGCCGAGCCGATCGGTGCTGCCGAGACGATCGACAAATATGTCGGCCGGCTGGTCGTGCAACTGATCGAGGAACTGCAAAAGCGCGGCCTTGGTGTTCGACGCGCTGACCTGATCGTCGAGAAGGTCGACGGAACGCGGCAGGCGATCCGCGCCGGCACGGTGAAGCCAGTGCGCGATGTCGCCTGGTTGACGAAGCTGTTTCGCGATCGGACGGAAAAGATCGAGCCCGGCTTCGGGATAGAGAAGCTCACCCTGGTCGCTGTCATGGCCGAGCCGCTGGAGGAGCGCCAGAAATCCTCATCGCTGGTCGAGGAGGAAGTCACGGACGTGACGCCGCTGATCGATATCTACGGCAACCGTGGCCAGCGTGTTTATCGGGTGGCGCCCGTTGCCTCCGATGTGCCGGAGCGCTCCGTCCAGCGCATCAGTGCCGCGGCCGATCCGGTCGTAGTCACCTGGGTCAGTCATTGGCGCCGGCCGGTCCGGTTGCTGGCGCGTCCGGAGCTGATCGAGGCGATCGCCTTGCTGCCGGACCGCCCGCCGGTCTCCATCACCTGGCGTGGCAAGCGCCGCAAGGTCAAGCGGGCCGATGGCCCTGAGCGGATTTTTGGCGAGTGGTGGCAGCGCGACGCCGAGATGGAGGCGGTGCGGGATTATTTTGTCATCGAAGACGAGGCTGGCGAACGCCTCTGGGTCTTTCGCTCGGGTGATGGCATCGATCCTGAAACCGGTAGCCACCGCTGGTTCATGCACGGGATCTTCGCATGA